From a single Acidiferrobacterales bacterium genomic region:
- the rpmD gene encoding 50S ribosomal protein L30: MGDSNSRKLRVKLIRSINGRLKSHKACVHGLGLRRINQIRELEDTPQVRGMVSKVSYMVECEEID, encoded by the coding sequence ATGGGCGATAGCAATTCACGGAAACTAAGGGTCAAACTGATCCGCAGCATAAATGGCCGATTGAAAAGCCATAAGGCGTGTGTGCACGGTTTGGGACTTCGTAGAATCAATCAGATCAGGGAACTTGAGGACACGCCACAGGTCCGTGGGATGGTCAGCAAGGTCTCTTACATGGTTGAATGCGAGGAAATCGACTGA